The following are from one region of the Synechococcus sp. CBW1108 genome:
- a CDS encoding DUF1815 family protein: protein MFPRLAEQYRSVVQDLVMSLQALAKSLQERGIAASCYICGDGRDGHGASFVANLDTRHMVRFLVSDFGISWVESRDGHELVKLEGAEAIQELQRLAQVLQSPNVPSKSAPSPGLPGRSKGAFSRP from the coding sequence GTGTTTCCACGCCTTGCCGAGCAATACCGGTCGGTGGTTCAAGACCTGGTGATGAGCCTCCAGGCCCTGGCCAAAAGCCTGCAGGAGCGCGGCATCGCGGCTAGCTGCTACATCTGTGGTGATGGCCGCGACGGCCATGGTGCCTCTTTTGTGGCCAACCTGGACACCAGACACATGGTGCGTTTTCTGGTGTCCGATTTCGGCATCAGCTGGGTCGAATCCCGCGACGGCCACGAATTGGTAAAGCTGGAGGGGGCCGAAGCCATCCAGGAGCTGCAGCGCCTGGCCCAGGTGCTGCAGAGCCCCAACGTCCCCAGCAAGTCAGCTCCATCCCCGGGGCTCCCTGGCAGATCCAAGGGCGCTTTCAGCCGCCCCTGA
- a CDS encoding M67 family metallopeptidase, with protein MQLLTVLGRILAAAKPEEGCALLLGQRQSDGWQLRRIWPCCNVWPQPGARNHRFAIDPREQLLAQKWARERGLELLGSAHSHPVTAPVPSTTDCRLCVWPALMVIMGAVGSGVGGQGQELVGWWICQPQAPPQRLPWRMES; from the coding sequence TTGCAGCTGCTCACCGTTCTGGGCCGGATTTTGGCAGCGGCGAAACCCGAGGAGGGATGTGCCTTGCTGCTGGGTCAGAGGCAGAGCGATGGTTGGCAACTGCGTCGGATCTGGCCTTGCTGCAACGTCTGGCCCCAGCCTGGGGCCCGCAACCACCGCTTCGCGATTGATCCCCGCGAGCAACTGCTGGCCCAGAAGTGGGCAAGGGAGCGGGGGCTGGAGCTGCTGGGCTCGGCCCACAGCCACCCCGTCACGGCCCCAGTGCCCTCCACCACCGACTGCAGGCTCTGCGTCTGGCCGGCATTGATGGTGATCATGGGTGCGGTAGGCAGTGGCGTTGGGGGTCAGGGCCAGGAACTGGTGGGGTGGTGGATCTGCCAGCCGCAGGCCCCGCCCCAGCGCCTGCCGTGGAGAATGGAAAGCTGA
- a CDS encoding fructosamine kinase family protein, whose product MAAAPADPLTAWLMDRLGRRLVARTAVGGGCIHRAWRLQFADGGVLFAKTNRAAALPLLGAEVEGLLALVAHAPAGLVVPEPLAWGTAADQAVLVMPWLDLEGIGGGSGDTAAVFRLGQRLADLHRASAASSAGQGYGWPAANFIGSAPQANGWRSSWGQFFVECRLAPQLAWAARRSKQLKGAEALLELVPQWLADHPAEPVLVHGDLWCGNAALLSNGSGVIFDPACYWGDREVDLAMAQLFGGFSPSFFAGYTSRWPLEPGASGRVALYNLYHLLNHANLFGGSYGQRAQASILELLSRGIPGGGSAASTPQHRVSHWW is encoded by the coding sequence ATGGCTGCCGCGCCCGCCGATCCCCTGACCGCCTGGCTAATGGATCGGCTTGGCCGCCGCCTGGTGGCGCGCACGGCGGTGGGTGGGGGCTGCATCCACCGGGCTTGGCGGCTCCAGTTTGCCGACGGGGGCGTGTTGTTTGCCAAAACCAACAGGGCCGCCGCCCTGCCCCTGCTTGGGGCGGAAGTGGAGGGACTCCTGGCGTTGGTGGCCCACGCGCCAGCCGGCCTGGTGGTTCCCGAGCCCCTGGCCTGGGGGACGGCTGCTGATCAGGCCGTGCTGGTGATGCCCTGGCTGGACCTCGAGGGGATTGGTGGGGGCTCGGGCGACACCGCTGCGGTGTTTCGATTGGGCCAGCGCCTGGCGGATTTGCACCGGGCCAGCGCTGCCAGCTCCGCGGGACAGGGGTATGGCTGGCCGGCCGCGAACTTCATCGGTTCAGCCCCCCAAGCCAATGGTTGGCGATCCAGCTGGGGCCAGTTTTTCGTCGAGTGCCGGCTGGCCCCCCAGCTCGCCTGGGCCGCAAGAAGGAGTAAGCAGCTGAAGGGAGCTGAGGCCTTGCTGGAGCTCGTGCCGCAATGGTTGGCAGATCACCCTGCAGAGCCGGTGCTCGTGCACGGCGATCTCTGGTGTGGCAATGCGGCCTTACTGAGCAATGGCAGTGGGGTCATCTTTGACCCTGCCTGCTACTGGGGGGATCGGGAGGTGGATCTGGCGATGGCCCAGTTATTTGGCGGCTTTTCGCCCAGCTTCTTTGCGGGCTATACAAGTCGCTGGCCCCTTGAGCCCGGGGCCAGCGGGCGGGTGGCCCTCTACAACCTCTATCACTTGCTCAACCACGCCAACCTCTTTGGTGGCAGCTACGGGCAAAGGGCCCAGGCCTCCATCCTCGAACTGCTCAGCCGAGGTATTCCTGGCGGAGGTTCTGCAGCTTCGACACCACAGCACCGCGTTTCTCACTGGTGGTGA
- a CDS encoding DUF2839 domain-containing protein encodes MGEAKRRSSQGLPPKGIKSSGARPADTSPRIVPWLPLSRNQADRFVKLTTNAAWVGIGALVLFWVAVRFIGPAAGWWTLADGRVARF; translated from the coding sequence ATGGGGGAAGCAAAGCGCCGCAGCAGCCAGGGCCTGCCACCCAAGGGGATCAAGTCATCAGGCGCAAGGCCAGCCGATACTTCGCCGCGCATCGTTCCCTGGCTACCCCTCAGCCGCAACCAGGCCGATCGCTTCGTCAAACTCACCACCAATGCGGCCTGGGTGGGGATCGGAGCCCTCGTGCTCTTCTGGGTGGCGGTTCGCTTCATCGGGCCCGCCGCGGGCTGGTGGACGCTGGCCGACGGCCGAGTCGCCAGATTCTGA
- a CDS encoding AAA family ATPase gives MNRPQRVTDDLDRLLEVLPQVVQTCLATEAARDQLIEVVLDLGRVPEARYPARAVSLGAEPLGRLELAAVVERVGAFGGDNRAGIERTLHRISAIRNRSGEIVGLTCRVGRSVFGTVAMVRDLLDGGDSLLLMGRPGVGKTTALREIARVLADDLGKRVVVIDTSNEIAGDGDIPHPAIGRARRMQVARPELQHQVMIEAVENHMPEVIVIDEIGTELEAQAARTIAERGVMLVATAHGNELTNLIKNPTLCDLVGGIQSVTLGDEEARRRRTQKTVLERAADPTFPLAVEMHSRHRWLVHRDVARTVDLLLRGQSARPEIRELGAGGELRLQESPSPSPSQSQLRSPSRSPSPSKSAGLAPRPLSRPETPSIPPVGVEPACSSPAPAAPPLLRLYGVGISRSQLEQVGRARQLAVEVVGSVELADAVLSLRHELGRDPHVRRQAQQLGLPILVLKSAAQPQLQRAMERLLERHRQQHADPDSTAAPPCPQGDDAHAGLEECRLAVERVVLPHGQPVELLPRSPRVRLLQAELAGRYRLRTAEFGRGAEQRLRVFPA, from the coding sequence CTGGGCCGGGTGCCAGAGGCGCGCTACCCCGCCCGGGCGGTCAGCTTGGGGGCCGAGCCCCTGGGTCGGCTCGAGTTGGCAGCAGTGGTGGAGAGGGTTGGGGCCTTCGGCGGAGACAACCGCGCCGGCATCGAGCGCACCTTGCATCGGATCAGTGCGATCCGCAACCGCAGTGGGGAGATCGTCGGCCTCACCTGCCGAGTGGGCCGCTCCGTGTTCGGCACGGTGGCGATGGTGCGCGATCTGCTCGATGGGGGCGACTCCCTGCTGTTGATGGGTCGCCCTGGTGTCGGCAAAACCACCGCCCTGCGGGAGATCGCCCGGGTGCTGGCCGACGACCTGGGCAAGCGGGTCGTGGTGATTGACACCAGCAACGAGATCGCCGGCGACGGTGACATCCCCCACCCAGCCATTGGTCGGGCCAGGCGCATGCAGGTGGCAAGGCCCGAGCTGCAGCACCAGGTGATGATCGAGGCGGTGGAAAATCACATGCCCGAAGTCATCGTGATTGATGAGATCGGCACCGAGTTGGAGGCCCAGGCGGCCCGCACTATCGCCGAGCGGGGCGTGATGCTCGTGGCCACTGCCCACGGCAATGAGCTGACCAACCTGATCAAAAATCCCACCCTCTGCGACCTGGTGGGCGGCATTCAGTCGGTGACCCTGGGGGATGAGGAGGCGCGCCGGCGCCGCACCCAGAAAACAGTGCTGGAAAGGGCGGCGGATCCCACCTTCCCCTTGGCGGTGGAGATGCACAGCCGCCACCGCTGGCTCGTGCATCGCGATGTGGCTCGCACGGTCGATCTGTTGCTGAGGGGCCAGAGCGCCCGCCCCGAAATCCGAGAGCTTGGGGCGGGCGGAGAGTTGCGGCTGCAGGAGAGCCCCTCTCCATCTCCATCGCAATCGCAATTGCGATCCCCATCTAGATCCCCATCCCCATCTAAATCAGCCGGCCTGGCTCCCCGACCCCTGAGTCGGCCCGAGACTCCCTCTATCCCCCCGGTTGGCGTCGAGCCAGCCTGTTCCAGTCCCGCCCCTGCTGCGCCGCCGTTGCTGCGCCTTTACGGGGTGGGAATCAGCCGCAGCCAGCTGGAGCAGGTAGGGCGGGCCCGCCAGTTGGCTGTGGAGGTGGTGGGCAGCGTGGAGTTGGCCGATGCGGTGCTCAGCTTGCGCCATGAGCTCGGCCGTGATCCCCATGTGCGCCGCCAGGCCCAGCAGCTTGGCCTGCCGATCCTGGTGTTGAAATCTGCGGCCCAGCCCCAGCTGCAGCGGGCTATGGAGCGGTTGCTCGAGCGGCACCGCCAGCAGCATGCCGATCCGGATTCAACCGCTGCGCCCCCCTGCCCTCAGGGGGACGATGCCCACGCTGGCTTGGAGGAATGTCGGCTGGCGGTGGAGCGGGTGGTGTTGCCCCATGGCCAGCCCGTCGAGCTATTGCCCCGCAGCCCTCGGGTGCGCTTGCTGCAGGCCGAACTAGCCGGCCGCTATCGGCTGCGCACCGCCGAGTTTGGTCGAGGGGCGGAGCAACGGCTGCGGGTGTTTCCGGCTTGA
- a CDS encoding helicase: MLEARAHQQLKALLAQEGGDPWPHHLSLSRLVARSLRRSDHTFVRLAPGCDPSWWISLLVPLALSECPLALVVSDGTRQRLLQIELPRLGRADPSLALACFEGDHPPADGRVWLLNHRQLVGAWQEGWLGERQLVLPEAEHLDSLLREALEVVLTPQHWDQLRRAQPTAEASLLSLHERLNRLILSHPAHPNQLVGLAPEDEAPLRHLLQLLAPLPAPWPAWLAARGSGWTSWAQVNPQLLQWQLHRQPLAPLAALKGLLTRRGAVVLGQLSRGPSVELGLQPNVTVNLGDPPLADPLPLYAPLRQPLPNSPHYGQHLLDHARRLVLGQGGVTVVLIDDEALRLNLTSGLAAEFGSRVVHEHTAPESNGVICASWDWWLNQQQRLPLPGQIVVALLPIASLEDPLTAARVLAMRQSGQDWFREFLLPDGLNRLELGVAGLRRQGGRLAILDGRLRGRSWGRQVLLALEPWVSLRRLLPH, encoded by the coding sequence ATGCTCGAAGCCCGCGCCCACCAACAACTCAAGGCCCTGCTTGCACAGGAAGGGGGCGACCCCTGGCCCCACCACCTGAGCCTCAGCCGCCTGGTGGCCCGCAGCCTGCGCCGTAGCGACCACACCTTTGTGCGGCTTGCCCCGGGCTGCGATCCCAGCTGGTGGATCAGCCTGTTGGTGCCCCTGGCCCTGAGTGAATGCCCCCTGGCCCTGGTCGTTAGCGATGGCACCCGCCAACGCTTGCTGCAGATAGAGCTGCCCCGGCTGGGGAGGGCCGACCCGAGCCTGGCCCTGGCCTGTTTCGAAGGGGACCATCCACCTGCCGATGGCCGCGTCTGGCTTTTGAATCACCGCCAGCTGGTGGGCGCCTGGCAAGAAGGCTGGCTCGGGGAGAGGCAACTGGTGCTGCCTGAGGCCGAACATCTCGACAGCCTGCTCAGGGAGGCCCTGGAGGTGGTGCTGACGCCCCAGCACTGGGATCAATTACGCCGGGCCCAGCCCACGGCAGAAGCGAGCCTGCTGAGCTTGCACGAGCGCCTCAACCGGCTCATCCTCAGCCATCCTGCACACCCCAACCAGCTGGTGGGACTGGCGCCTGAAGACGAAGCACCCCTGCGTCACCTACTGCAGTTGCTCGCACCCCTGCCCGCCCCCTGGCCGGCCTGGCTCGCCGCCAGGGGAAGCGGTTGGACCAGCTGGGCCCAGGTCAATCCCCAGCTGCTGCAATGGCAATTACATCGCCAACCGCTAGCCCCCCTGGCGGCCCTGAAGGGCCTGCTGACCCGGCGCGGTGCGGTGGTGCTGGGCCAATTGTCCAGGGGGCCCTCTGTGGAGCTGGGCCTGCAGCCCAACGTGACCGTGAACCTGGGAGATCCGCCCCTGGCCGACCCCCTGCCCCTCTATGCCCCCCTTCGCCAACCCCTGCCCAACAGCCCCCATTACGGCCAGCACCTGCTGGACCACGCTCGCAGGCTGGTGCTTGGCCAGGGGGGGGTAACGGTGGTGCTTATCGATGACGAAGCCCTGCGCCTCAACCTCACCAGTGGGCTAGCTGCTGAATTCGGCAGTCGGGTGGTTCACGAACACACCGCTCCCGAGAGCAATGGGGTGATCTGTGCCAGCTGGGACTGGTGGCTCAACCAGCAGCAACGGCTACCGCTACCGGGCCAGATCGTGGTGGCCTTACTGCCGATCGCCAGCCTGGAAGATCCCCTCACCGCCGCCCGGGTGCTGGCCATGCGTCAGTCAGGGCAAGACTGGTTTCGGGAATTCCTGCTTCCCGATGGCCTCAATCGACTGGAACTGGGGGTGGCCGGCCTGCGTCGCCAAGGGGGCAGGCTCGCGATTCTGGATGGCCGCCTGCGCGGGCGGAGCTGGGGGCGCCAGGTCTTACTCGCTCTGGAACCCTGGGTAAGCCTCAGACGCCTGCTGCCTCACTAG
- a CDS encoding prephenate/arogenate dehydrogenase, translated as MASVPLPASTDGLARDPWRLQPVGVVGLGLIGGSLGLDLQRLGIGVRGLVHRATSAERARQRGLATEVSTDPAVLAPCALVVLALPLDRLLDPDPDLLAALPPQAVITDVGSVKEPVLERWRALHPRFVASHPMAGNAEAGVEAGVVGLFRQRPWVATPEAGTDLEALGVVRNLAELVGARWLTCPAGDHDQAVAMISHLPVLLGAALLRAADSGVAPPYLVRQLASSGFADTTRVGGGNPLLGSLMARCNRDALLAALAAYRQQLGELEDLLQRGDWAALQRRLEDSHQLRPQFVGPSASAETGSS; from the coding sequence ATGGCGTCTGTTCCCCTGCCCGCTAGCACTGATGGCCTGGCGCGGGATCCCTGGCGCCTGCAACCTGTGGGTGTGGTGGGCCTGGGGTTGATCGGCGGTTCCCTGGGATTGGATCTGCAGCGGCTTGGCATTGGGGTTCGGGGCCTGGTGCATCGCGCCACCTCCGCCGAGCGCGCCCGCCAGAGGGGCCTGGCAACGGAGGTGAGCACCGATCCCGCCGTGCTGGCTCCCTGTGCCCTTGTAGTGCTGGCCCTGCCCCTTGATCGCCTGTTGGACCCCGATCCCGACCTGCTGGCGGCCCTGCCGCCCCAGGCGGTGATCACTGATGTGGGCTCGGTGAAGGAGCCGGTGCTGGAGCGCTGGCGGGCTCTGCATCCGCGATTTGTGGCCAGCCATCCCATGGCGGGTAACGCTGAGGCGGGAGTGGAGGCAGGGGTGGTGGGCCTGTTTCGCCAGCGCCCCTGGGTGGCCACGCCGGAGGCTGGCACCGATCTAGAAGCCCTGGGGGTGGTGCGGAATCTGGCGGAGCTCGTGGGGGCCCGCTGGCTCACCTGCCCAGCTGGGGACCACGACCAGGCGGTGGCAATGATTTCCCATCTGCCCGTGCTGTTGGGGGCGGCCCTGTTGCGGGCAGCAGATTCAGGCGTGGCCCCGCCATACCTGGTGCGCCAGCTGGCTTCGAGTGGATTTGCCGACACCACGCGGGTGGGTGGGGGCAACCCGCTGCTGGGCTCCCTGATGGCTCGCTGCAATCGTGATGCCCTCTTGGCAGCCCTCGCCGCCTATCGCCAGCAACTTGGGGAGTTGGAGGATTTGCTGCAGCGGGGTGATTGGGCTGCGCTGCAGCGGCGACTGGAGGACAGCCACCAGTTGCGGCCCCAGTTTGTGGGTCCGAGCGCCTCTGCAGAAACAGGTAGCTCCTGA
- the crtD gene encoding C-3',4' desaturase CrtD, whose amino-acid sequence MQTHPDVVVVGAGIAGLSAAALLAKAGLGVHLLEAHHQSGGCAGTFRRGPYTFDVGATQVAGLEPGGSHRRLLEHFQLPLPAATPLDPACVVDLGDGRPPVRIWRDPARWATEREQQFPGSGRFWQLCSALHQANWAFAGRDPVLPPRSPWDLAQLLPTLRPANLASGLLITATVADLLMLTGCGSDQRLRRFLDLQLRLYSQEPADRTAALYGATVLAMGQEPLGLWHLESSMQVLSQQLEQALAAAGGQLRLGHRVTQLERTGEGWVVHGDVHGEQPQPFALAATDVVLALPVQSLPDLLPGQLPGGYRRRLASLPDPSGAVVFYGAVDRSLLQSDCPAHLQLDWAEPGSLFVSVSREGDGRAPAGQATVIASVFTPARPWFALSRQAYGQAKAEALAGIQRGLQRQLGIAPNQWRHGELATPRGFARWTGRPFGFVGGLGQHPSRFGPFGLASRTPLPGLWLCGDSIHPGEGTAGVALSALMACRQLLARRGQVLTLGTTAEFGR is encoded by the coding sequence ATGCAGACGCACCCTGATGTGGTGGTAGTGGGAGCCGGCATCGCCGGTCTCAGCGCGGCGGCCCTGCTGGCCAAGGCCGGTCTGGGGGTTCATCTGCTTGAAGCCCACCACCAGAGCGGCGGCTGCGCCGGCACCTTCCGCCGCGGGCCCTACACCTTCGATGTGGGCGCGACCCAGGTGGCGGGCCTGGAACCCGGCGGCAGCCATCGGCGCCTGCTCGAGCACTTCCAGCTGCCACTGCCGGCCGCAACGCCCCTGGATCCGGCGTGCGTGGTGGACCTGGGCGATGGCCGACCACCGGTGCGGATCTGGCGCGATCCAGCCAGATGGGCCACAGAGCGGGAGCAGCAATTTCCAGGCAGCGGCCGCTTCTGGCAACTCTGCTCCGCCCTGCACCAGGCCAACTGGGCCTTCGCCGGCCGGGATCCCGTGCTGCCCCCCCGCAGCCCCTGGGATCTGGCCCAGCTTCTGCCGACCCTGCGTCCCGCCAACCTGGCCAGTGGCCTGCTGATCACCGCCACCGTGGCCGATCTGCTGATGCTCACGGGCTGCGGCAGCGATCAGCGTCTGCGCCGCTTTCTCGATCTCCAACTGCGGCTCTACTCCCAGGAGCCAGCCGATCGCACCGCCGCCCTCTATGGCGCCACCGTGCTGGCCATGGGCCAGGAACCCCTGGGCCTATGGCATCTGGAGAGCTCAATGCAGGTGCTGAGCCAGCAGTTGGAGCAGGCCCTGGCGGCGGCCGGCGGCCAGCTGCGGCTGGGGCACCGGGTGACGCAGCTCGAGCGCACAGGCGAGGGCTGGGTTGTCCATGGCGATGTCCATGGCGAGCAGCCGCAGCCCTTTGCGCTGGCAGCTACCGATGTGGTGCTGGCCCTGCCGGTGCAGAGCTTGCCCGACCTGCTCCCAGGGCAGCTACCTGGGGGCTATCGGCGCCGGCTGGCCAGCCTCCCCGATCCCTCTGGAGCAGTGGTGTTCTACGGGGCCGTGGACCGGAGCCTGCTGCAGAGCGACTGTCCCGCCCACCTGCAGCTCGACTGGGCCGAGCCGGGCTCCCTGTTTGTGTCGGTGAGCCGCGAGGGCGATGGCCGGGCCCCGGCCGGCCAGGCCACCGTGATCGCCAGCGTGTTCACCCCGGCGCGCCCCTGGTTTGCCCTCAGCCGCCAGGCCTATGGCCAGGCCAAAGCCGAAGCCCTGGCAGGCATCCAACGGGGGCTGCAAAGGCAGCTGGGAATTGCCCCCAACCAATGGCGCCACGGCGAGCTGGCCACCCCGCGAGGTTTCGCCCGCTGGACCGGCCGCCCCTTCGGCTTTGTGGGGGGCCTCGGCCAGCATCCCAGTCGCTTCGGGCCCTTCGGCCTGGCCAGCCGCACCCCCCTGCCAGGCCTGTGGCTGTGCGGCGACTCGATTCACCCCGGCGAAGGCACCGCCGGCGTGGCGCTCTCAGCCCTGATGGCCTGCCGCCAGTTGCTGGCGCGGCGGGGCCAGGTACTGACCCTGGGCACTACTGCTGAGTTCGGGCGCTGA
- a CDS encoding CAAD domain-containing protein gives MSDTTPEAVEQETATGVEPGAATTGSETGSASGSAATSDADANSEVSFTERYSEILTKVNATLDKVDWSQMGRIGKATGVILAVIVAQILIKGVLDTINLLPVVPGLLELLGLVVVGNWSWQNLTTSEKRGAVVSKLQNLRQEYLG, from the coding sequence ATGAGTGACACCACCCCCGAAGCAGTTGAGCAGGAAACTGCCACTGGAGTGGAGCCAGGCGCTGCCACCACTGGATCCGAAACCGGCTCAGCAAGCGGCTCAGCAGCCACTTCCGATGCCGACGCCAACTCCGAAGTCAGCTTCACAGAGCGCTACAGCGAGATCCTGACCAAGGTGAATGCCACCCTCGACAAGGTGGACTGGAGCCAGATGGGCCGGATCGGCAAGGCCACCGGGGTGATCCTGGCGGTGATCGTGGCCCAGATCCTGATCAAGGGAGTGCTCGACACCATCAACCTTCTGCCCGTGGTGCCAGGCCTGCTCGAACTGCTGGGCCTGGTGGTAGTGGGCAATTGGAGCTGGCAGAACCTCACCACCAGTGAGAAACGCGGTGCTGTGGTGTCGAAGCTGCAGAACCTCCGCCAGGAATACCTCGGCTGA
- the recA gene encoding recombinase RecA, producing MAADPRSNSLSSPSSSSSVSSSSSASRPSAGAAAEREKALGLVLNQIERNFGKGSIMRLGDASRMRVETISTGALTLDLALGGGYPKGRVVEVYGPESSGKTTLTLHAIAEVQKRGGVAAFVDAEHALDPVYAAALGVDIENLLVSQPDTGEMALEIVDQLVRSAAVDIVVIDSVAALTPRAEIEGEMGDLAVGAQARLMSQAMRKITGNIGKSGCTVIFLNQLRQKIGVTYGNPETTTGGNALKFYASVRLDIRRIQTLKRGTEEYGIRAKVKVAKNKVAPPFRIAEFDILFGRGISTLGCLLDLAEETGVVVRKGAWYSYEGDNIGQGRDNTIIWLEQNPKQAELIEQLTRQKLKEGSEVTSNSMKPLAAAAKAAAATGSVKEDPATELADLPVAS from the coding sequence ATGGCTGCCGATCCCCGCTCCAATTCCCTTTCCTCCCCTTCCTCCAGTTCGTCGGTGTCTTCCTCCTCTTCCGCTTCTCGCCCGTCTGCCGGTGCCGCCGCTGAGCGTGAGAAGGCCTTGGGGCTGGTGCTCAACCAGATCGAGCGCAATTTCGGCAAGGGTTCGATCATGCGATTGGGGGATGCTTCCCGCATGAGGGTGGAAACCATCTCCACCGGGGCGCTCACCCTTGATCTGGCCCTGGGTGGCGGCTACCCCAAGGGTCGGGTGGTGGAGGTTTACGGGCCGGAGAGCTCTGGTAAGACCACCCTCACCTTGCATGCCATTGCCGAGGTGCAGAAGCGAGGTGGTGTGGCCGCTTTTGTGGACGCGGAGCATGCCCTCGACCCGGTCTATGCAGCGGCCCTTGGCGTTGACATTGAAAACCTGCTGGTCTCCCAACCGGATACCGGTGAGATGGCCCTGGAGATAGTCGACCAGCTGGTGCGTTCAGCCGCCGTGGACATCGTGGTGATCGATTCGGTGGCGGCCTTGACCCCCCGCGCTGAAATTGAAGGTGAAATGGGGGATTTGGCTGTGGGTGCCCAGGCTCGCCTGATGAGCCAGGCCATGCGCAAGATCACCGGCAACATCGGTAAGTCAGGCTGCACGGTGATTTTTCTCAACCAGTTGCGCCAGAAGATTGGCGTTACCTACGGCAATCCCGAAACCACCACGGGCGGCAACGCCCTCAAGTTTTATGCATCGGTGCGCCTCGACATCCGCCGCATTCAGACCCTCAAGCGGGGCACCGAGGAGTACGGCATCCGCGCCAAGGTGAAGGTGGCCAAGAACAAGGTGGCGCCTCCCTTCCGCATTGCTGAGTTCGACATCCTGTTTGGCCGCGGCATCAGCACCCTGGGCTGCCTGCTGGATCTGGCCGAGGAAACCGGTGTGGTGGTCCGCAAGGGTGCCTGGTACAGCTACGAGGGTGACAACATTGGCCAGGGCCGCGACAACACGATCATCTGGCTGGAGCAGAACCCCAAGCAGGCTGAGCTGATCGAGCAGCTCACCCGCCAGAAGCTTAAGGAAGGCTCCGAAGTGACATCTAACTCGATGAAGCCCCTGGCGGCAGCGGCCAAAGCAGCTGCCGCCACTGGCTCCGTAAAGGAGGATCCGGCGACGGAGCTGGCCGATCTGCCGGTGGCGAGCTAA
- a CDS encoding HAD family hydrolase — MPPAFDSPGPLVVFDFDGVLVDGMPEYWWAARTAALQLAPRLQLPESAPAAFGRLRPLIHKGWEMVLMAAELGRDELDIEHLLNDYPAALASALARWNWPAGLLQQQLEQVRAGAIGIDEAGWLARHRFYPGVKQRLVRLGEDGAAWAVLTTKGAVFAARLLEAAGLRPEALFGHEQGSKVEVLRHLQAQGRPLWFVEDRRRTLEAVRADPELAMVRCFLVSWGYLGPGDGQDLPPTVGWLTPEAFSAPLAQWP; from the coding sequence ATGCCGCCGGCATTCGATTCCCCTGGCCCCTTGGTCGTCTTTGACTTCGACGGCGTGTTGGTGGATGGCATGCCCGAATACTGGTGGGCTGCCAGGACTGCGGCGCTGCAGCTGGCCCCCCGGCTGCAGCTCCCAGAGTCAGCGCCTGCTGCCTTTGGGCGCTTGCGGCCTCTGATCCACAAGGGCTGGGAGATGGTCCTGATGGCCGCTGAGCTGGGTCGGGACGAGCTCGACATAGAACACCTATTGAACGATTACCCAGCTGCCCTGGCCTCTGCCCTGGCTCGCTGGAATTGGCCCGCTGGCCTGCTGCAGCAGCAGCTGGAGCAGGTGCGTGCTGGCGCCATTGGCATCGATGAAGCGGGCTGGTTGGCCCGCCACCGTTTTTATCCTGGGGTTAAGCAGCGGCTGGTGCGTTTGGGCGAGGACGGGGCGGCCTGGGCCGTACTCACCACCAAGGGTGCCGTATTCGCCGCCAGGCTCCTGGAGGCTGCGGGGCTCAGGCCTGAAGCTCTCTTTGGCCACGAGCAGGGGAGCAAGGTCGAGGTGCTGCGGCATCTTCAGGCCCAAGGGCGTCCCCTCTGGTTCGTCGAGGACCGTCGCCGGACGCTGGAGGCGGTGCGGGCTGATCCGGAGCTGGCCATGGTGCGCTGTTTCCTGGTGAGTTGGGGCTACCTGGGCCCGGGGGATGGCCAGGACCTGCCGCCCACCGTTGGCTGGCTCACTCCGGAGGCCTTTTCAGCCCCCCTGGCGCAATGGCCCTAA